In a single window of the Terrirubrum flagellatum genome:
- a CDS encoding L-lactate permease, which produces MWNQVYNPFGNSVLSTIAAALPVLALLLLIASGKVKAHIAAVIALVVAIAVAIFLFTMPAGLALRAAVLGAATGLFPIGWIVLNVIFMYRLTVATGRFETLQKAIGNVTPDRRLQLLLIAFSFGAFFEGASGFGTPVAVTGAILIGLGFSPLAASGLSLIANTAPVAYGALGTPIAGLASVTGIDPYLLGAMVGRQLPFFSLLVPFWLIWAFAGFRGMMQIWPAILVCGVSFAIPQYLISNFINPWIVDIGASLISMACLIGFMQVWKPAELWLSPALRTRDDSAASAPPVAVTASGPAPSSADVWKALTPWIIVCAILLVWGSGWFKAIVNPIFTWNYPVPGLHNLIQKVPPVVAAPAQEGAVFAFTWLSFTGSGMLIAAVIFGFIAGFSPARMIAEYGRTLRVVTASLITIAAMLAIGTLTRYSGIDATLGLAFAGTGVLYPFFGTLLGWLGVALTGSDTASNVLFGGLQKITSEQLGLSPILMGAANSSGGVMGKMIDAQSIVVASTATNWFGHEGSILRFVFWHSIALACLVGLLVMLQAYVHPFSAMVVR; this is translated from the coding sequence ATGTGGAATCAGGTCTACAATCCGTTCGGAAACAGCGTCCTCTCGACGATCGCGGCGGCGCTGCCGGTTCTGGCGCTTCTGCTGCTGATCGCATCGGGCAAGGTGAAGGCGCATATCGCCGCCGTCATCGCGCTTGTGGTGGCGATCGCGGTCGCGATCTTCCTGTTCACGATGCCCGCCGGCCTCGCCCTGCGCGCCGCCGTTCTCGGCGCGGCGACCGGGCTCTTCCCCATCGGCTGGATCGTTCTCAACGTCATCTTCATGTACCGGCTGACCGTCGCGACGGGTCGGTTCGAGACGCTGCAGAAAGCGATCGGCAATGTGACGCCGGACCGCAGATTGCAGCTTCTGCTGATCGCCTTTTCCTTCGGCGCTTTCTTTGAGGGGGCGTCAGGCTTCGGCACGCCGGTCGCGGTGACGGGCGCGATCCTGATCGGGCTCGGCTTCTCGCCGCTCGCGGCCTCCGGCCTGTCACTGATCGCGAACACGGCGCCTGTCGCCTATGGCGCGCTCGGCACGCCGATCGCCGGCCTCGCCAGCGTCACCGGCATCGACCCCTATTTGCTCGGCGCGATGGTCGGGCGGCAGTTGCCCTTCTTCTCGCTGCTGGTGCCGTTCTGGCTGATCTGGGCCTTCGCCGGCTTCCGCGGCATGATGCAGATCTGGCCCGCGATCCTCGTCTGCGGCGTCTCCTTCGCGATCCCGCAATATCTCATCTCGAATTTCATCAATCCCTGGATCGTCGATATCGGCGCGTCCCTGATCTCGATGGCCTGCCTCATCGGCTTCATGCAGGTCTGGAAGCCAGCCGAACTCTGGCTCTCGCCGGCGCTGCGCACGCGTGATGATTCCGCTGCATCAGCGCCGCCCGTCGCTGTGACCGCCAGCGGTCCCGCGCCATCGAGCGCGGATGTGTGGAAGGCGCTGACGCCCTGGATCATCGTCTGCGCAATCCTGCTCGTCTGGGGCTCCGGCTGGTTCAAGGCGATCGTCAATCCGATCTTCACCTGGAATTATCCGGTGCCCGGCCTGCACAACCTGATCCAGAAAGTGCCGCCGGTGGTCGCAGCGCCTGCGCAGGAAGGCGCCGTGTTCGCCTTCACCTGGCTCTCCTTCACCGGATCAGGCATGCTGATCGCGGCTGTCATCTTCGGCTTCATCGCGGGCTTTTCACCGGCCCGGATGATCGCCGAGTATGGCCGCACGCTGCGCGTGGTGACCGCGTCGCTGATCACCATCGCCGCCATGCTCGCGATCGGCACGCTGACGCGCTATTCCGGCATCGACGCGACGCTTGGCCTCGCCTTTGCGGGAACCGGCGTGCTCTATCCCTTCTTCGGCACGCTGCTTGGCTGGCTCGGCGTCGCGCTGACGGGATCGGACACCGCCTCCAACGTGCTGTTCGGCGGTCTGCAGAAAATCACGTCCGAACAGCTCGGCCTGTCGCCGATCCTCATGGGCGCGGCGAACTCGTCCGGCGGCGTCATGGGCAAGATGATCGACGCGCAATCGATTGTGGTCGCCTCGACCGCGACGAACTGGTTTGGCCATGAAGGCTCGATCCTGCGCTTCGTCTTCTGGCACTCGATCGCGCTCGCCTGCCTCGTCGGTCTCCTCGTGATGCTGCAGGCCTATGTGCATCCCTTCAGCGCGATGGTGGTGAGGTAA
- a CDS encoding HD domain-containing protein codes for MSESTLGVENAAAAFAPRQALAAQLLRALDDNGADGSHDLSHILRVWRNAEHIAASEPGCDLDLLVAAVILHDCVAVEKNSPQRAKASALAAARAREIVAPLDWSAERTDGLAHAIEAHSFSAAIKPVTREARVLQDADRLDAIGAIGVARCFYIAGRMGSSLYEPADPLARHRDRDDRRYALDHFETKLFRLNEGFQTDGGRALAAERDATMRRFVDALIDEIGA; via the coding sequence ATGAGTGAATCAACACTTGGCGTCGAAAACGCCGCCGCGGCCTTCGCGCCGCGCCAGGCTCTTGCAGCGCAGCTCCTTCGCGCCCTCGATGATAATGGCGCCGACGGATCGCATGATCTCTCCCATATCCTGCGCGTCTGGCGCAACGCCGAGCACATCGCAGCCTCCGAGCCGGGATGCGATCTCGATCTCCTCGTCGCGGCGGTGATCCTGCATGACTGCGTCGCTGTCGAGAAGAATTCGCCGCAGCGCGCCAAGGCTTCCGCGCTCGCCGCTGCGCGCGCGAGAGAGATTGTCGCGCCGCTCGACTGGAGCGCCGAACGCACGGACGGGCTCGCGCACGCGATCGAAGCGCACAGCTTCTCGGCCGCGATCAAGCCGGTGACGCGGGAAGCGCGCGTCCTGCAGGACGCCGACCGGCTCGACGCCATCGGCGCCATTGGCGTCGCGCGCTGCTTTTATATCGCCGGCCGCATGGGTTCTTCGCTCTACGAGCCCGCCGATCCGCTCGCGCGACACCGCGATCGTGACGACCGGCGCTACGCTCTCGATCATTTCGAGACCAAGCTGTTCAGGCTGAACGAGGGCTTCCAGACCGACGGCGGCCGCGCGCTCGCAGCCGAACGCGACGCCACGATGCGTCGTTTCGTCGATGCGTTGATCGACGAAATCGGCGCCTGA
- a CDS encoding alkaline phosphatase D family protein gives MLHRRRFIASAAGAGALTLPAYLRRATAQTITGFNPFVFSVASGDPTADAVVLWTRLARAFNDLSPIGEGPVAVEWVLAEDEGLKRVVRSGVATAVPEFGHSVHVDAQGLDSDRAYWFMFRTGGKESPVGRTRTLPRASAAPTTFHFNVASCQHWENGYFNAYDGMKDDDAAFVLHLGDYIYETGRGGARQHESKKAPATLAEYRLRHALYKTDAALRRIHETTPFIAVLDNHDALEFDTDDPAELRRRAAAYQAWCEFMPTRSVINAMSPTMAIAREVDIGGLLRMTIPDTRQFRASHEICLDGSDPKFAFGVYKKFCAAADAPERSMLGRPQEIWLEDRLKNSKATWNAIATTVMMTPFDLDHDGALYRYLAAWDGYPANRARILDAIANNKVRNPISLSGDIHSSLVSSVVRKAGDDPAQGLVTEFVGTSISSVWPEPLAKPMRDALPKNPHLSYFDPAKRGYMRCTVTEKSWTTDMRTTEFTDRSGATTKTDVSFVVENGKIGANRA, from the coding sequence ATGTTGCACAGGCGGCGCTTTATCGCGTCAGCAGCCGGAGCCGGCGCGCTGACCCTTCCGGCCTATCTCAGACGCGCGACGGCGCAAACCATCACCGGCTTCAACCCCTTCGTCTTCTCGGTCGCGAGCGGCGATCCCACCGCGGACGCCGTGGTGCTGTGGACCCGGCTCGCGCGCGCCTTCAACGATCTCTCGCCGATCGGCGAAGGTCCCGTGGCGGTCGAATGGGTTCTCGCCGAAGATGAAGGGCTGAAGCGCGTCGTCCGCAGCGGCGTCGCGACCGCAGTTCCGGAATTCGGCCATTCCGTCCATGTCGACGCGCAGGGGCTCGATTCCGACAGGGCTTACTGGTTCATGTTCAGGACGGGCGGCAAGGAAAGCCCGGTCGGTCGCACGCGGACCTTGCCGCGCGCCTCGGCGGCGCCAACGACGTTCCACTTCAATGTGGCGAGCTGTCAGCACTGGGAGAACGGCTATTTCAACGCCTATGACGGCATGAAGGACGATGACGCGGCCTTCGTGCTCCATCTCGGCGACTATATCTACGAAACCGGCCGCGGCGGCGCGCGCCAGCATGAATCGAAGAAGGCGCCCGCGACGCTCGCGGAATATCGGCTGCGTCATGCGCTCTACAAAACCGACGCCGCCTTGCGCCGCATCCATGAGACAACGCCCTTCATCGCCGTGCTCGACAATCACGACGCGCTCGAATTCGACACGGATGATCCCGCCGAACTGCGCCGTCGCGCCGCGGCCTATCAGGCCTGGTGCGAATTCATGCCGACGCGCAGCGTGATCAACGCCATGAGCCCGACCATGGCGATCGCGCGCGAGGTCGATATTGGCGGCCTCCTGCGCATGACCATCCCGGATACGCGTCAGTTCCGGGCGTCGCACGAGATCTGTCTCGACGGCTCCGATCCGAAATTCGCCTTCGGCGTCTACAAGAAGTTCTGCGCCGCCGCGGACGCGCCGGAGCGGTCGATGCTCGGCCGGCCGCAGGAAATCTGGCTGGAGGACCGGCTGAAGAACTCGAAGGCTACATGGAATGCGATCGCGACCACGGTGATGATGACGCCGTTCGATCTCGATCATGACGGCGCGCTCTATCGCTATCTCGCGGCCTGGGACGGCTATCCCGCCAACCGCGCGCGCATTCTCGACGCGATCGCAAACAACAAGGTCCGCAATCCGATTTCGCTGTCGGGCGACATCCACTCGTCCCTGGTGTCGAGCGTGGTCCGCAAGGCGGGCGATGATCCCGCGCAGGGACTAGTCACCGAATTCGTCGGAACCTCCATCAGTTCGGTCTGGCCCGAGCCGCTGGCGAAACCGATGCGGGACGCGCTGCCGAAAAATCCGCATCTCTCCTATTTCGATCCGGCGAAGCGCGGCTATATGCGCTGCACGGTGACGGAGAAGAGCTGGACGACCGACATGCGCACGACTGAATTCACCGACAGGTCAGGAGCGACGACGAAGACAGATGTCTCCTTCGTCGTCGAGAATGGAAAGATCGGCGCGAACAGGGCATGA
- a CDS encoding dihydrolipoyl dehydrogenase family protein: MAYDLIVIGSGPGGYVCAVRAAQLGLKTAIVEKEKTLGGTCLNIGCIPSKALLQASEHFHEVGHGMAAFGVIVDPPKLDHKALMKHKDDVVSANVNGVAFLMKKNKVDVHQGLGAITGKGQVTVTAAGGETKVLETKSIVIATGSESAMLPGVVVDEKQVVTSTGALSLEKVPGKLLVIGAGVIGLELGSAWGRLGAKVEVVEFLDRILPGMDGEVAKQMQRTLEKQGFTFNLSSKVTKAETGKIGVETSYQPGAGGFLLPQDSSGRDGVKVTFEPVAGGEAKTIEADVVLVATGRRPNTAGLNLDAMKIATERGRVIIDGHFRTNIEAVYAIGDVVRGPMLAHKAEDEGVAVAELIAGKAGHVNYDVIPAVVYTQPEVASVGKTEEELKEAGVAYVVGKFPFTANGRARAMRHTDGFVKFLADAKTDRVLGAHIVGFGAGEMIHEIAVLMEFGGSSEDLARTCHAHPTMSEAVKEAAMGVEKRSIHI, from the coding sequence ATGGCTTACGATCTCATCGTCATTGGTTCGGGACCCGGCGGTTATGTCTGCGCCGTGCGCGCCGCCCAGCTCGGGCTGAAGACGGCCATTGTCGAGAAGGAGAAGACGCTCGGCGGCACCTGCCTCAATATCGGCTGCATCCCGTCGAAGGCGCTTCTGCAGGCTTCGGAGCATTTCCACGAGGTCGGCCATGGCATGGCGGCGTTCGGCGTGATCGTCGATCCGCCGAAGCTCGATCACAAGGCGCTGATGAAACACAAGGACGATGTCGTCTCCGCCAACGTCAACGGCGTCGCGTTCCTGATGAAGAAGAACAAGGTCGACGTGCATCAGGGGCTCGGCGCCATCACCGGCAAGGGTCAGGTGACGGTGACTGCGGCCGGCGGCGAGACGAAGGTCCTCGAAACGAAATCGATCGTGATCGCGACGGGCTCGGAGAGCGCGATGCTGCCGGGCGTCGTCGTGGACGAGAAGCAGGTGGTGACCTCGACCGGCGCGCTGTCGCTCGAAAAGGTTCCGGGCAAGCTGCTGGTCATCGGCGCCGGCGTGATCGGTCTTGAACTGGGCTCGGCGTGGGGCCGTCTCGGCGCCAAGGTCGAGGTGGTCGAATTCCTCGATCGCATCCTGCCCGGCATGGATGGCGAGGTGGCGAAGCAAATGCAGCGCACGCTGGAGAAGCAGGGCTTCACATTCAATCTCTCCAGCAAGGTGACAAAGGCCGAGACAGGCAAGATCGGCGTGGAAACAAGCTATCAACCTGGCGCCGGCGGATTTCTGCTGCCGCAGGATTCGTCCGGACGGGATGGCGTCAAAGTCACGTTCGAGCCGGTCGCCGGCGGCGAGGCGAAGACAATCGAGGCCGATGTCGTGCTCGTCGCGACCGGCCGCCGTCCGAACACCGCGGGCCTCAATCTCGACGCGATGAAGATCGCGACCGAAAGAGGCCGCGTGATCATCGACGGTCATTTCCGCACCAATATCGAAGCCGTGTACGCGATCGGCGACGTGGTGCGCGGACCAATGCTGGCGCACAAGGCGGAGGATGAGGGCGTCGCCGTCGCCGAACTCATCGCCGGCAAGGCGGGCCATGTGAATTACGACGTCATTCCGGCCGTCGTTTACACGCAGCCGGAAGTAGCCTCCGTCGGCAAGACGGAGGAGGAGCTGAAAGAAGCGGGCGTCGCCTACGTCGTCGGCAAGTTCCCCTTCACGGCGAATGGCCGCGCGCGCGCCATGCGTCACACCGACGGCTTCGTGAAATTCCTCGCCGACGCCAAGACCGACCGCGTGCTCGGCGCGCATATCGTCGGCTTCGGCGCTGGCGAGATGATCCACGAGATCGCGGTGCTGATGGAGTTCGGCGGCTCGTCGGAAGATCTCGCGCGCACCTGCCACGCCCATCCGACGATGAGCGAGGCGGTGAAGGAAGCCGCGATGGGCGTCGAGAAACGCTCGATCCACATTTGA
- a CDS encoding glycosyltransferase yields the protein MIRASLQDFLTALAPGLAALGLCLLLMGTLKREWAAARLAVMAVSIALLARYFVWRVTSTLPPFTDPIDFTAGVIFLAAECATIIASIISMFFMMKTRERTSDVAANLPWLDALPKKPLIDVLICTYNEEEPIVERTIIGATGMDYPNYRVWVLDDGKRPWLQELCGKLGCGYITRPDNRHAKAGNINHALARLAELPEPPEFVSILDADFVPRPNFLRRAMSLFHDPTIGVVQTPQHFINPDPIQTNLLATQVWPDDQRFFFDIVMPARDAWGAAFCCGTSSIIRFKPLVAIKGFPTDSVTEDYLLTLRLKEAGYVTAYLNEALTLGLAPEGIKEYITQRNRWCLGFMQIVRGRSGPFSRRTNLKLVDRLSLIDSFLNWAAVYPARMLGLVMPILYLLLDVKSVHAELGDVANYFLPYFLWTMFSMSWMTRGRVMPIMSDVCHFVAAPAIIKAVFMGLTKPQGHKFKVTAKGGDRSRGFVEWPLLKIYGALLLLTILSIAVSFDINARGDRIGFATLALAWSWYNTIVLMIICFVCIEQPRRRKSERFTTNDSITLLVDGVTHIRGLADISISGAALRGEPPAPLGSMILCRLRGQDVPATIVRGRPGGFAVHFDASLATRVAVIRHFYASDYVRAFENVGASGVGKAVMKRIMG from the coding sequence GTGATCCGCGCCAGTCTGCAAGACTTTCTGACGGCGCTCGCGCCCGGCCTCGCGGCGCTCGGCCTCTGCCTGCTGTTAATGGGCACGCTGAAACGCGAATGGGCCGCCGCGCGCCTCGCCGTGATGGCGGTCAGCATCGCGCTTCTCGCGCGCTATTTCGTCTGGCGCGTGACGTCGACGCTCCCGCCCTTCACCGACCCGATCGACTTCACGGCCGGCGTCATTTTCCTCGCCGCCGAATGCGCGACCATCATCGCGTCGATCATCTCGATGTTCTTCATGATGAAGACGCGGGAGCGGACCTCCGACGTCGCGGCGAATCTGCCCTGGCTCGATGCGCTGCCGAAGAAGCCGCTGATCGACGTCCTCATCTGCACCTACAATGAGGAAGAGCCAATCGTCGAACGCACCATCATCGGCGCGACTGGCATGGATTATCCCAACTATCGCGTCTGGGTGCTCGACGACGGCAAGCGGCCCTGGCTTCAGGAGCTTTGCGGCAAGCTCGGCTGCGGCTACATCACCCGCCCCGACAACAGGCACGCCAAGGCCGGCAACATCAATCATGCGCTGGCGCGGCTCGCCGAATTGCCCGAGCCGCCGGAATTCGTCTCCATTCTCGACGCCGATTTCGTGCCGCGCCCGAATTTCCTGCGCCGCGCCATGAGCCTGTTTCACGATCCGACCATTGGCGTCGTGCAGACGCCGCAGCATTTCATCAATCCCGATCCGATCCAGACCAATCTGCTCGCGACGCAGGTCTGGCCTGACGATCAGCGCTTCTTCTTTGATATTGTGATGCCGGCGCGCGACGCCTGGGGCGCGGCCTTCTGCTGCGGCACATCCTCGATCATCCGATTCAAGCCGCTCGTCGCCATCAAGGGTTTCCCGACCGACTCCGTCACCGAAGACTATCTGCTGACGCTACGGTTGAAGGAAGCGGGTTATGTCACAGCCTATCTCAACGAAGCGCTGACGCTTGGCCTCGCGCCGGAGGGCATCAAGGAATACATCACGCAGCGCAATCGCTGGTGCCTCGGCTTCATGCAGATCGTGCGCGGCCGCAGCGGACCTTTTTCACGCCGCACGAATCTCAAGCTGGTCGACCGCCTGTCGCTCATCGACAGCTTTCTCAACTGGGCCGCCGTCTATCCCGCGCGCATGCTCGGTCTCGTCATGCCGATCCTTTATCTCCTGCTCGACGTGAAGTCCGTTCACGCCGAGCTCGGCGATGTCGCGAACTACTTCCTGCCCTATTTCCTCTGGACGATGTTCTCGATGTCCTGGATGACGCGCGGACGCGTGATGCCGATCATGTCGGACGTCTGCCACTTCGTCGCGGCGCCGGCGATCATCAAGGCCGTGTTCATGGGGCTGACCAAGCCGCAGGGCCACAAGTTCAAGGTGACGGCGAAAGGCGGCGACCGCAGCCGCGGCTTCGTCGAATGGCCGCTCCTGAAAATCTATGGCGCGCTGCTGCTGCTCACCATTCTCTCCATCGCCGTGTCCTTCGACATCAATGCGCGCGGCGATCGCATCGGCTTCGCCACGTTGGCGCTGGCCTGGAGCTGGTACAATACAATCGTTCTGATGATCATCTGCTTCGTCTGCATCGAGCAGCCGCGGCGACGGAAATCAGAGCGCTTCACGACGAACGATTCGATCACGCTTCTTGTCGACGGCGTCACGCATATTCGCGGGCTCGCCGACATCTCGATCTCGGGCGCCGCGCTGCGCGGCGAACCGCCGGCGCCGCTTGGCTCGATGATCCTCTGCCGCCTGCGCGGCCAGGACGTGCCGGCGACGATCGTCCGCGGCCGCCCCGGCGGTTTCGCCGTGCATTTCGACGCGTCGCTCGCGACGCGCGTCGCGGTCATCAGGCACTTCTATGCGAGCGACTATGTTCGCGCTTTCGAAAATGTCGGCGCGTCCGGCGTCGGCAAGGCCGTGATGAAACGGATCATGGGGTAG
- a CDS encoding HlyD family efflux transporter periplasmic adaptor subunit, whose translation MAQPKVEKTGIILEAPNAGAAQETARGEVSAERNPSRDGPNALKDLHRQLGDAFGAPAEAPGEEDGAAAQDAPKAQPAAKPGFWTLAVRRPLKIAVALALIAVFGARPLQTLLQAASVEAVVNSRIVTIRAPIDGEIVAAPTDFTAWSAVKGAPALHIVDAKADRSRLDELRRIAGRLEDERPGLVERLAQTQTRLAALDEQTKQFQAGRIRQLEARIAALNSDLAGATARASEARFAEQRVANMTRPGVVSAAEAARVARDRQVADAAETAAKRRVEEATVELTAARQGSFIGDSYNDRPSSAQRADEMRQRIDDLNADLRRLDAQIARARADETDEAARFKKLSDVEVALPASGRVWEIMTAPGEHIRRGQDLIRLLDCSTAVVTANVAETVYNKLRIGGPAKFRPSDESQDYDGVIVNLTGVSATPANFAIEPKALIKEAYHVTVSVPKLASDGACGIGRTGRVLFDRAAPDAAAESLAFGLRR comes from the coding sequence ATGGCGCAGCCCAAGGTCGAGAAAACGGGAATCATTCTGGAGGCGCCTAACGCCGGCGCCGCGCAGGAGACCGCGCGTGGGGAGGTCAGCGCCGAGCGCAATCCCTCCAGGGACGGGCCGAACGCCCTCAAGGATCTTCACAGGCAACTCGGCGACGCGTTCGGCGCGCCGGCCGAAGCGCCTGGCGAAGAGGATGGCGCGGCGGCCCAGGACGCTCCGAAAGCCCAACCGGCCGCCAAGCCCGGTTTCTGGACCTTGGCCGTCCGTCGCCCGCTGAAGATCGCCGTCGCCCTCGCCCTGATCGCCGTCTTTGGCGCGCGGCCGCTGCAGACGCTCCTGCAGGCGGCGAGCGTCGAGGCAGTGGTCAATTCCCGCATCGTCACTATCCGCGCGCCGATCGACGGCGAGATCGTCGCCGCGCCGACCGATTTCACCGCCTGGTCGGCCGTGAAGGGCGCGCCCGCGCTCCACATCGTCGATGCGAAGGCTGACCGATCGAGGCTCGACGAGTTGCGCCGCATCGCCGGACGGCTCGAAGACGAGCGTCCGGGCCTCGTCGAACGGTTGGCCCAGACCCAGACGCGCCTTGCCGCGCTCGACGAGCAAACGAAGCAGTTCCAGGCTGGCCGCATCCGCCAGCTTGAAGCGCGCATCGCCGCGCTCAACAGTGATCTTGCCGGCGCGACCGCGCGCGCCAGCGAGGCGCGATTCGCCGAGCAGCGCGTCGCCAACATGACCCGCCCCGGCGTGGTGTCAGCGGCCGAGGCCGCCCGCGTCGCGCGAGACCGGCAGGTCGCCGACGCCGCCGAGACCGCCGCAAAGAGGCGCGTCGAGGAGGCGACCGTTGAACTCACGGCCGCACGACAGGGCTCCTTCATCGGCGACAGTTACAATGACCGTCCGAGCTCCGCCCAGCGCGCCGACGAGATGCGCCAGCGCATCGATGATCTCAACGCCGATCTGCGCCGGCTCGACGCCCAGATCGCGCGCGCTCGCGCCGACGAAACGGACGAGGCTGCGCGCTTCAAGAAGTTGTCCGACGTCGAAGTCGCGCTGCCCGCCAGCGGCCGCGTCTGGGAGATCATGACGGCGCCCGGCGAGCATATCAGACGCGGACAGGATCTCATCCGCCTGCTCGACTGCTCGACCGCGGTGGTGACCGCGAACGTTGCGGAGACAGTCTACAACAAGCTGCGCATCGGCGGGCCGGCGAAATTCCGGCCATCCGACGAGAGCCAGGATTATGACGGCGTGATCGTGAACCTGACCGGCGTCTCGGCGACGCCGGCGAATTTCGCCATCGAGCCGAAGGCGCTCATCAAGGAAGCCTATCACGTCACCGTCTCGGTGCCGAAGCTCGCCTCGGACGGCGCCTGCGGCATCGGCCGCACCGGGCGCGTGCTGTTCGACAGGGCCGCGCCCGACGCCGCCGCGGAGTCGCTGGCCTTCGGTCTGCGCCGGTGA
- a CDS encoding F0F1 ATP synthase subunit delta, translating into MAQGETIVSGVAGRYAQALFDLAQESKSIDAVKSDLEAFDSLVAQSPDLQRLVRSPVFTAEEQTKAIGAILDKAGIKGLAANFLRLVATQRRLFAVRSMVDAYRKLADAAHGVVRAEVTVAEKPSDSLANEIKKALSDVAGKNVTVDLKVDPAIIGGIVVKMGSRMVDSSLRTKLNGIKVAMKEVG; encoded by the coding sequence GTGGCGCAAGGCGAAACGATCGTATCTGGTGTGGCCGGCCGCTATGCCCAGGCCCTGTTCGATCTGGCGCAGGAATCAAAATCGATCGACGCGGTGAAGTCGGACCTGGAGGCGTTCGATTCGCTGGTTGCGCAGAGCCCGGACCTTCAGCGTCTCGTCCGCTCGCCTGTTTTCACGGCGGAAGAACAGACCAAGGCGATCGGCGCGATCCTCGACAAGGCGGGAATCAAGGGACTCGCCGCGAATTTCCTTCGTCTCGTCGCCACGCAGCGCCGCCTGTTCGCGGTGCGCTCGATGGTCGACGCTTACAGGAAGCTGGCGGATGCGGCGCATGGCGTCGTCCGCGCCGAGGTGACGGTGGCTGAGAAGCCGTCCGATTCGCTCGCGAACGAAATCAAGAAAGCTTTGTCCGATGTGGCCGGCAAGAACGTCACGGTCGACCTCAAGGTCGATCCGGCGATCATCGGCGGCATCGTGGTCAAGATGGGCTCGCGCATGGTGGATTCCTCCCTGCGCACCAAACTCAACGGCATCAAAGTTGCGATGAAAGAGGTCGGCTGA
- the atpA gene encoding F0F1 ATP synthase subunit alpha yields MDIRAAEISAILKDQIKNFGNEAEVTEVGQVLSVGDGIARCFGLDNVQAGEMVEFESGVRGMALNLEQDNVGVVIFGSDREIKEGQTVKRTGAIVDVPVGKELLGRVVDALGNPIDGKGPIKTSTRARVDVKAPGIIPRKSVHEPMATGLKSIDAMIPIGRGQRELIIGDRQTGKTAIALDTILNQKPLNVAGADEQQKLYCVYVAVGQKRSTVAQFVKVLEEQGALEYSIIVAATASDAAPMQFIAPFAGCAMGEFFRDNGMHAVIIYDDLSKQAVAYRQMSLLLRRPPGREAYPGDVFYLHSRLLERAAKMGDAAGKGSLTALPVIETQANDVSAYIPTNVISITDGQIFLETDLFYQGVRPAVNVGLSVSRVGSSAQTKAMKKVAGKIKGELAQYREMAAFAQFGSDLDAVTQRLLNRGARLTELLKQPQFSPLKMEEQVCVIYAGINGYLDALPVNRVRAFEDGLLAALRSEGSILESIRGSKDLPADMEAKLKDAVANFAKSFA; encoded by the coding sequence ATGGATATCCGCGCCGCTGAAATTTCGGCGATCCTCAAGGATCAGATCAAGAACTTCGGCAATGAGGCCGAAGTCACCGAGGTCGGACAGGTCCTGTCCGTCGGCGACGGCATTGCGCGCTGCTTCGGCCTCGACAATGTCCAGGCCGGCGAAATGGTCGAGTTCGAGTCGGGCGTGCGCGGCATGGCGCTGAACCTCGAACAGGACAATGTCGGCGTCGTCATCTTCGGCTCCGACCGCGAGATCAAGGAAGGCCAGACGGTCAAGCGCACCGGCGCGATCGTGGACGTTCCGGTCGGCAAGGAGCTGCTCGGCCGCGTCGTCGACGCTCTCGGCAATCCGATCGACGGCAAGGGCCCGATCAAGACCTCGACGCGCGCCCGCGTCGACGTGAAGGCGCCGGGCATCATTCCGCGCAAGTCGGTGCATGAGCCGATGGCGACGGGCCTCAAGTCGATCGACGCGATGATCCCGATCGGCCGCGGTCAGCGCGAGCTGATCATCGGCGACCGTCAGACCGGCAAGACCGCGATCGCGCTCGACACCATCCTCAACCAGAAGCCGCTCAACGTCGCCGGCGCCGACGAGCAGCAGAAGCTCTATTGCGTCTATGTCGCTGTCGGCCAGAAGCGCTCCACCGTCGCGCAGTTCGTGAAGGTGCTCGAGGAGCAAGGCGCGCTCGAATATTCGATCATCGTCGCCGCCACCGCGTCGGACGCCGCGCCGATGCAGTTCATCGCGCCGTTCGCCGGCTGCGCCATGGGCGAATTTTTCCGCGACAACGGCATGCATGCGGTCATCATCTATGACGATCTGTCGAAGCAGGCCGTCGCCTACCGCCAGATGTCGTTGCTGCTCCGCCGTCCGCCGGGCCGCGAAGCCTATCCCGGCGACGTGTTCTATCTCCACTCCCGCCTGCTCGAGCGCGCCGCCAAGATGGGCGACGCCGCCGGCAAGGGCTCGCTGACGGCGCTGCCGGTCATCGAAACCCAGGCGAACGACGTGTCGGCTTATATTCCGACCAACGTGATCTCGATCACCGACGGCCAGATATTCCTTGAGACCGATCTGTTCTATCAGGGCGTCCGCCCGGCGGTGAATGTCGGTCTGTCCGTGTCGCGCGTCGGCTCCTCGGCGCAGACCAAGGCGATGAAAAAGGTCGCCGGCAAGATCAAGGGCGAGCTCGCGCAGTATCGCGAGATGGCCGCCTTCGCGCAGTTCGGCTCCGACCTCGACGCGGTGACGCAGCGTTTGCTCAATCGCGGCGCGCGCCTGACCGAGCTGCTCAAGCAGCCGCAATTCTCGCCGCTGAAGATGGAAGAGCAGGTCTGCGTGATCTATGCCGGCATCAACGGCTATCTCGACGCGCTGCCGGTCAACCGCGTGCGCGCCTTCGAAGACGGTCTGCTCGCGGCGCTGCGCAGCGAGGGCTCGATCCTCGAGTCGATCCGCGGGTCGAAGGACCTGCCGGCCGACATGGAAGCCAAGCTGAAGGACGCCGTCGCGAACTTCGCCAAATCCTTCGCCTGA